In Gemmatimonadota bacterium, the genomic stretch AACCCTCCAGGAGATGCTCAGGACTGCCCAACAAACGGCTGAGGAAGTCAAGGAAAATGGGCACAAGGAAGCGCGGCTGATTGTGAAAGAAGCGGAGATCCGCAGCAATCGGGCCATTGAAAAAGCGCGCACGCAGGTGCATGATATCCGCACAGAGATTGTGGAGTTACAAAATCAACGCGATATGTTCTTGTCCAAATTTAAAGCTCTGGTACAGGTTCAGACCGATTTTTTAGACCAGTTGAAAGTGACCACCTTTGATGTGGTACAAGAAGATATCCCGAAAATAGAAGATGACGCCACAGATCAGGACGACGAAGATGCCTGAACAGATTGTTCGACTGGGTGTTATGGGAGGATCGGGCGTTTATCACATGAAAGGTGTGGAAATCGTAGCCGAACATCGCCTTGCCACACCTTTTGGCGCGCCCTCAGATGCAGTTGTCGAAACGCGTATAAGCGACCAATCGGTATATTTCTTGCCCCGTCATGGACGCGGGCATGTGCTGCTGCCTTCTGAAGTGCCCTATCGCGCCAATGTATATGCCATGAAACAGATGGGCGTGACACATCTGCTGGCGATAAGTGCCGTGGGAATTATGCAGGAAACCATAAAACCGGGTGATATGGTGGTGCCCGATCAAATTTTTGATCGCACCCGCGGCATCCGCGCGAGCACATTTTTTGGTGAGGGCATCGCCGGACACGTGGCTTTTGCCGATCCTTTTTGCGGTGAATTGCGCGATTTGTTGCTGGCTGCTGCAAAAAATTCCGGAGTAACCACCCACAACGGTGGAACGTATATCTGTATGGAGGGACCGCAGTTTTCC encodes the following:
- a CDS encoding DivIVA domain-containing protein, whose amino-acid sequence is MNITPLDIRKQIFKKSFRGYDQEEVQAFLDMLATEVENLGAENIELKEHLNALQSEVHHYRSIEQTLQEMLRTAQQTAEEVKENGHKEARLIVKEAEIRSNRAIEKARTQVHDIRTEIVELQNQRDMFLSKFKALVQVQTDFLDQLKVTTFDVVQEDIPKIEDDATDQDDEDA
- the mtnP gene encoding S-methyl-5'-thioadenosine phosphorylase — its product is MPEQIVRLGVMGGSGVYHMKGVEIVAEHRLATPFGAPSDAVVETRISDQSVYFLPRHGRGHVLLPSEVPYRANVYAMKQMGVTHLLAISAVGIMQETIKPGDMVVPDQIFDRTRGIRASTFFGEGIAGHVAFADPFCGELRDLLLAAAKNSGVTTHNGGTYICMEGPQFSTRAESHFYRREVDATVIGMTALPEAKLAREAEMCYAMLAMGTDYDCWHEAEEDVSVEAVVAVLKANAEHANQIVCTLAAQLPRTSDCDCLNAAQFAIITSPDAISSAAKERLSLLYDKYWA